One window of Pseudobdellovibrionaceae bacterium genomic DNA carries:
- a CDS encoding CCA tRNA nucleotidyltransferase, translated as MHIRFKNYPPWKKVLEVASVLKDNGFSAFVVGGCVRDFLLQREPRDFDMVTDASTNSLLKLFPKAISIGLPFGVFILPYKNFSIELSSFRKDGPYADGRRPVEVSAGSITDDAARRDFSINALFYNLHTQEILDFHQGQDDLQNQTIKSVGLATTRFAEDHLRVMRALRFCVELNFSIEEQTKKAILQQAVLLKKISKERLGAELRKMFSANLVKALQLLKEYAVLPVLFTHFRYADIKEKLAQLDTSNYLLKPQAAVKSSLCQEQKKQHKLLKPYFLL; from the coding sequence ATGCATATTCGCTTTAAAAATTATCCTCCATGGAAAAAAGTTTTAGAAGTGGCTAGTGTTTTAAAGGATAACGGCTTTTCTGCTTTTGTTGTTGGAGGCTGTGTTAGGGATTTTCTTTTACAAAGAGAACCCCGCGACTTTGACATGGTTACCGACGCCAGCACCAATAGCTTGCTAAAGCTTTTTCCTAAAGCCATAAGCATAGGCCTTCCTTTTGGAGTGTTTATTTTGCCTTATAAAAATTTTTCCATCGAATTAAGTAGTTTTCGCAAAGATGGCCCTTATGCCGATGGAAGAAGGCCTGTGGAGGTGAGTGCAGGAAGCATTACAGACGATGCAGCTAGACGAGATTTTAGCATTAATGCTTTATTTTATAATTTACACACACAAGAAATATTAGATTTTCATCAAGGGCAAGACGATTTACAAAATCAAACAATTAAAAGCGTTGGTTTAGCTACTACACGCTTTGCAGAAGACCATTTACGCGTAATGCGAGCCCTTCGCTTTTGTGTAGAGTTAAACTTTTCCATAGAAGAACAAACCAAAAAGGCGATTTTACAACAAGCGGTTTTGTTAAAAAAAATTTCTAAAGAAAGATTAGGTGCAGAGCTTAGAAAAATGTTTTCTGCAAACTTGGTAAAGGCTTTACAGTTATTAAAAGAATACGCTGTGCTACCGGTGTTATTTACGCACTTTAGGTATGCCGACATTAAAGAAAAACTAGCGCAGTTAGATACTAGTAACTATTTATTAAAGCCACAGGCGGCAGTAAAATCTTCTCTTTGCCAAGAGCAAAAAAAGCAACACAAGTTATTAAAGCCCTATTTTTTGTTATT
- a CDS encoding superoxide dismutase [Fe] (SodB; iron binding; present under aerobic and anaerobic conditions; destroys free radicals), translated as MPFTIAPLPFEKTALEPHISSETLDYHYDKHHQAYLTKLNAAVKGTDLENKSLEDLIASQTGGIFNNAAQVWNHSFYWNCLSPQGGGAASGKIKDLIEKKWSSWEKFKEAFSTACATNFGSGWTWLVQNADGNIDIVSTSNAGCPLTNKQTPLLTCDVWEHAYYVDYRNARPKYIEAFWNIVNWDFVNSNLK; from the coding sequence ATGCCTTTTACCATTGCCCCCCTACCTTTTGAAAAAACTGCACTAGAACCACACATTTCTTCAGAAACTTTAGATTACCACTACGACAAACATCACCAAGCCTATTTAACTAAGTTAAATGCTGCCGTTAAAGGCACCGATTTAGAAAATAAATCCTTAGAAGATTTAATTGCCAGCCAAACGGGTGGAATTTTTAACAACGCCGCCCAAGTATGGAACCATAGTTTTTATTGGAATTGCTTAAGCCCTCAAGGGGGAGGAGCAGCTTCTGGAAAAATCAAAGATTTAATAGAAAAAAAATGGAGCTCGTGGGAAAAGTTTAAAGAAGCTTTTAGCACCGCTTGTGCTACTAATTTTGGATCGGGCTGGACATGGTTGGTACAAAATGCCGACGGAAATATAGATATTGTTTCCACTAGTAATGCGGGTTGCCCGTTAACAAACAAACAAACTCCTTTATTAACTTGTGATGTATGGGAGCACGCCTATTATGTGGATTACCGCAACGCTCGTCCAAAATATATCGAAGCCTTTTGGAATATAGTAAACTGGGACTTTGTAAATAGTAACCTAAAATAA
- a CDS encoding formimidoylglutamase — protein sequence MKKSLSVFSYPDDEGIKINGGRLGAHLAPAVICQLLQKSKKDFWPSNISLVDEGSLNIKDLSLENKHDAAIKKASSLVKNHDYNIFLGGGHDYAYPDGIAFLKYCKQQEPSTHKPLHKPLIINIDAHLDVRPTDKGFNSGTPFYRLLSKHHSEFSFWEIGIQKPCNTQEHWQWCLAHKGNIISNDELLLHSPSWAKYVINKLPLDADKKQPVYLSIDIDAFSSSYAMGCSQSWPLGILPHEFFVFLHLLMQNSHVKVMGIYEVSPPLDQDNRTSKLALQIIHHYAQGLTQ from the coding sequence ATGAAAAAAAGCCTGAGTGTATTTTCTTACCCCGACGACGAAGGCATTAAAATTAATGGTGGGCGGCTTGGCGCTCACCTTGCCCCTGCAGTGATTTGCCAATTGCTACAAAAAAGTAAAAAAGATTTTTGGCCATCTAATATTTCTTTAGTAGATGAAGGAAGTTTAAATATTAAAGATCTTAGTTTAGAAAACAAACATGATGCAGCCATAAAAAAAGCATCTAGCTTAGTTAAAAATCACGATTATAATATTTTTTTAGGAGGTGGTCATGATTATGCCTACCCCGACGGTATTGCATTTTTAAAATATTGCAAACAACAAGAACCTTCTACACATAAACCTTTACATAAACCTTTAATTATAAATATTGATGCACACTTAGATGTTCGACCAACCGATAAAGGCTTTAATAGTGGAACACCATTTTACCGATTACTTTCCAAACATCACAGTGAGTTTTCTTTTTGGGAAATAGGAATTCAAAAACCCTGCAATACTCAAGAGCATTGGCAATGGTGTTTAGCCCACAAAGGAAATATTATTAGTAACGACGAATTATTACTACACTCCCCCTCTTGGGCAAAATATGTAATAAACAAATTGCCACTGGATGCTGATAAAAAACAACCCGTGTATTTAAGTATTGATATCGATGCCTTTTCTTCTAGCTACGCCATGGGATGTAGCCAATCTTGGCCTTTAGGAATTCTTCCTCACGAATTTTTTGTATTTTTACATTTATTAATGCAAAATAGTCATGTTAAAGTTATGGGGATTTATGAAGTATCCCCTCCACTGGATCAAGATAATCGAACTAGCAAACTGGCCCTACAAATTATTCATCACTACGCTCAAGGTTTAACGCAATAA